The nucleotide window CGAAAAAGAATGCATTTCATCCAATACTGGAAACCTTTTTTTTCGGCGATATTCATTGTTGGACTGTTTTTTATTGCCTGGGATATCTGGTTCACAGAAATGGGTGTCTGGGGATTTAATGATGACTATCTTATTGGTCTCCGCATTATAGGGATGCCGTTGGAGGAATACCTCTTCTTTCTTCTTATACCTTATGCGAGCGTCTTTATCCATTACGCAATGGAGTATTTTCTCCCAAAACTTGTACTCAGTAAATCTGTCACTCATTATATCTCCCTTTTCCTGTTTGTTCTGAGCGCGGCCATTGCTGCTCTTAACACAGATAAGATCTATACTGTCACCGCATTTGGTCTTTTCTCATTGCTGACGCTTTTTCAGCTGATTTTCCGGTGGAAATTTGCTTCGCGGTTTTATTTAAGTTTTGCCATCATATACATCCCTTTTTTCTTTGTTAACAATGCCCTAACCGGCAACTATTCAGCTGAGCCCGTGGTGTTTTATGATGATGCTGAGAATCTGGGAATCCGTGTGGGAACTATGCCACTGGAGGACAGTTTCTACTGTTTTGCTCTGCTGTACGGTATCGTTTTGGTGTTCGAATATTTTAAACTGAGATGGCAGAAACCTTTAACCCTATAAAAATGAAGCTTAAAGTAGTTAAACAGTCCGGCATCTACACCCTAACTTCAGAGCAGGAACTTCCTATATCGTTGGATGAAGCCTGGGCGTTTTTCACTGTTCCAGGCAATCTGGACCGGATCACCCCTTCAGAAATGAAATTCAGTATTACCAACAGTCCGGGCCAGCATACGTACCAGGGACAGATTATTACCTATAAAATCGGAATAATTCCATTAATCAAAAGCAACTGGATTACCGAGATTACACACTTTGTCCCTAAGAGATTTTTTGTGGATGAACAACGCTTCGGTCCTTATGCCATGTGGCATCATGAGCACCATTTTACCGAAACCGGTGACGGACGTGTCCTGATGAAAGACATAGTGAATTTTAAAATGCCCTTAGGCATCTTTGGCGACATACTTGCAGGTGAAGCTGTAAAAAAGCGTGTGGTTTTCATATTTGAAAGCCGATACAGAATACTGCAGAAACTCTTCTCTAAATGAAAATTTTTCTTACCGGTGCCACAGGTTACATTGGCAAACGTTTACTCATACAGCTTCTGGAAGAGGGGCATACTGTAGTTTGTTCCGTGCGCGATCCCAAGCGATTCAGTACCAGGCTTTACCAGAATCACATGGACCGTCTGCAGGTTGTACAGAATGACTTCCTGGATTCCGCCACGCTGGACAATATTCCTGCAGATCTAGATGCAGCCTATTATCTTGTGCATTCCATGTCTTCAGGCGAAGGCGATTTTGCCAAAAAGGAGCAGCAGTCCGCCGATAATTTCCGTACGGCTATGGAAGCAACTCGCGTAAAGCAGGTCATTTTCCTGACCGGAATAGTGAACGAACAGAAACTCTCCAGGCACCTGGAATCGCGGAAGAGGGTAGAAGAGTCGCTTAAAAGTGACAGATATGCACTTACGAGTCTGCGTGCCGGAATCATAGTGGGCTCAGGCAGTGCTTCATTTGAAATCGTACGCGACCTTGTAGAGAAACTTCCGGTAATGATTGCTCCAAAATG belongs to Chryseobacterium sp. and includes:
- a CDS encoding lycopene cyclase domain-containing protein → MQHYYYLLLDLLSFCIPFLFSFERKRMHFIQYWKPFFSAIFIVGLFFIAWDIWFTEMGVWGFNDDYLIGLRIIGMPLEEYLFFLLIPYASVFIHYAMEYFLPKLVLSKSVTHYISLFLFVLSAAIAALNTDKIYTVTAFGLFSLLTLFQLIFRWKFASRFYLSFAIIYIPFFFVNNALTGNYSAEPVVFYDDAENLGIRVGTMPLEDSFYCFALLYGIVLVFEYFKLRWQKPLTL
- a CDS encoding SRPBCC family protein, whose translation is MKLKVVKQSGIYTLTSEQELPISLDEAWAFFTVPGNLDRITPSEMKFSITNSPGQHTYQGQIITYKIGIIPLIKSNWITEITHFVPKRFFVDEQRFGPYAMWHHEHHFTETGDGRVLMKDIVNFKMPLGIFGDILAGEAVKKRVVFIFESRYRILQKLFSK